One genomic region from Argentina anserina chromosome 2, drPotAnse1.1, whole genome shotgun sequence encodes:
- the LOC126784902 gene encoding MDIS1-interacting receptor like kinase 2-like isoform X1 has product MGGVPRPHLLLLPLLHIFLLSWLPLKAISSPTTQAEALVSWKSSFGSSPPSLSSWSLTNINSLCNWTSIVCDPKTKEVSQIDLSNFNLSATLSGLDFTQFLNLTHFNLNSNNFTGAIPSAIGNLTKLTTLDLGNNLFGYEVPVEMGRLTQVEYFSVHNNNLTGVIPYQLDSLKKVQYLLLGSNYLEPADWSKFSGFHVLTYLDLSFNSLDSEFPEFISECRNLTFLDLSQNALTGHIPEVVLTNLVNLEYLNLTNNHFQAPMPYNFPNLKHLYLGVNNFSGPIPEGIGSMSGLETMELITNFFEGKIPSSIGQLKKLQHLDFSGNFLNSSIPSELGDCTNLTFLALALNKLSGALPLSLSKLTNLVNLGLSDNQLTGPISPSLLSNWTGIVSIQFQNNSFSGNIPAEIGMLTNLDLLFLYKNNFTGPIPSEIGNMQAMTNLDLSSNRLSGPIPMSFWNLTNLMSIQLFSNNLSGTIPPEIGNMTLLSVFDANTNQLEGELPDTISLLTKLQSFSVFTNKLSGTIPSDFGKNSPGLGYLSFSNNSFSGELPPELCSGFSLQQFTVNINNFTGPLPACLRNCTALTRVRLDKNQFTGNITNAFGVHPSLEEIYLSHNKFVGELSPDWGECINITDMRMDGNRISGQIPPELLKLANLQYLALGSNEFSGEFPVGIGNLSLLFTLNLSRNHFTGTIPQIHRLTKLETLDLSDNNFTGVIPAEAGTFLRLTSLNLSHNKLSGEIPAEVGNSKLSYLLDLSSNLLSGDIPSNLGKLTQLVIFNVSHNNLSGKIPSAVSDMLSLDSYDFSFNNLTGPIPTGGIFQTAPANAFVGNSGLCGGAGLTACNSSGGKSNKNKKVLIGVLVPICGLLMIVTVIAMILIFRKKPEPHDEETKGSKKSESFDSNIWEREVKFTFGEIVKATEDFDEKYCIGKGGFGRVYKAELLSGQIVAVKKLNMSDSSDIPAINRQSFENEIRTLTHVRHRNIIKLFGFCSRRGSMFLVYEYLERGSLGKALYGVEGNAELDWATRVRIVQGLAHALSYLHNDCSPPVVHRDVSINNVLLEWDFEPRLSDFGTARLLSPDSSNWTSVAGSYGYMAPELAYTMKVTDKCDVYSFGVLALEVLMGRHPGEMLEALQESSKTLQDNTEMLLKDVIDQRLEPPAGELAEAVVFVVSIGLACTRSRPELRPTMRFVAQELSARTQPYLSEPFGMLTINKLTGLQK; this is encoded by the exons ATGGGAGGTGTTCCAAGgcctcatcttcttcttctccctctGCTTCACATTTTCTTGCTTTCCTGGCTGCCATTGAAGGCAATCTCATCACCCACAACACAAGCAGAGGCTTTGGTTAGCTGGAAGAGCAGCTTTGGTTCTTCCCCACCTTCTCTAAGTTCATGGTCACTCACAAACATCAACAGCCTGTGCAACTGGACCTCCATTGTCTGTGACCCCAAAACCAAGGAAGTTTCTCAGATTGACCTCTCAAACTTCAACCTTTCTGCAACACTGTCAGGATTGGACTTCACCCAGTTTCTGAATCTCACCCATTTCAACCTCAATAGCAACAATTTCACAGGGGCAATTCCATCTGCCATTGGCAACCTCACCAAGCTCACAACTTTGGATTTGGGCAACAATCTTTTTGGATATGAAGTGCCTGTGGAAATGGGGAGGCTAACCCAGGTTGAGTATTTCAGTGTCCACAACAACAATCTCACTGGTGTCATTCCGTATCAGCTGGATAGTCTCAAAAAGGTACAATATTTGCTTCTTGGAAGTAACTACTTAGAGCCTGCTGATTGGTCTAAATTTTCAGGCTTTCATGTGTTGACATACCTTGATCTTTCTTTCAATAGTTTAGACTCAGAGTTCCCAGAATTTATATCTGAATGTAGGAACTTGACATTCTTGGATTTGTCTCAAAATGCTTTGACTGGCCATATACCAGAAGTGGTACTTACCAATCTAGTCAATCTTGAATATCTCAATCTCACAAATAACCATTTCCAAGCCCCAATGCCATATAACTTTCCCAACCTTAAACACCTTTATTTGGGAGTGAACAACTTTAGTGGTCCAATTCCTGAAGGTATAGGTTCCATGTCTGGTCTTGAAACTATGGAGCTGATTACCAATTTCTTTGAAGGAAAAATCCCATCATCTATAGGCCAACTCAAGAAGCTTCAGCACCTTGATTTTTCAGGGAATTTCTTAAATTCCTCAATACCCTCTGAGCTTGGTGATTGTACCAACCTCACTTTCTTGGCATTGGCTTTGAACAAACTCAGTGGGGCATTGCCTCTGTCCTTATCAAAGTTGACCAACTTGGTGAATTTGGGTTTATCTGACAATCAATTAACTGGACCAATATCGCCTTCTCTTCTCTCCAATTGGACTGGAATAGTCTCTATTCAATTCCAAAACAATAGTTTCAGTGGGAACATTCCAGCTGAAATTGGCATGTTGACAAATCTTGATCTCCTCTTTCTGTACAAAAATAATTTCACTGGCCCAATTCCATCAGAGATAGGAAACATGCAAGCTATGACAAACTTGGATCTTTCGAGTAACCGGCTCTCCGGGCCGATTCCTATGTCATTCTGGAATCTCACTAACCTTATGAGTATACAGCTTTTCTCCAATAACCTCAGTGGTACAATCCCCCCGGAGATTGGGAACATGACTTTATTGTCTGTCTTTGATGCCAATACAAACCAACTTGAAGGAGAGTTGCCAGATACCATTTCTCTCCTCACCAAACTTCAGAGCTTTTCTGTGTTCACCAATAAGTTGTCCGGTACTATTCCTAGTGACTTTGGGAAAAATAGTCCTGGCTTGGGATATCTTAGCTTTTCAAACAACAGCTTCTCTGGAGAATTGCCACCGGAGTTGTGCAGTGGATTTTCTTTGCAACAATTCACGGTGAATATCAACAACTTCACAGGACCATTACCTGCGTGCTTGAGAAATTGTACTGCATTAACTAGAGTCCGGCTTGATAAGAACCAATTCACCGGAAATATTACCAATGCGTTTGGTGTCCATCCTAGTCTTGAAGAAATTTACCTTAGTCACAACAAGTTTGTTGGTGAACTCTCACCAGATTGGGGAGAGTGCATAAACATCACCGACATGCGTATGGATGGAAACCGAATTTCTGGTCAAATTCCACCTGAGCTTCTGAAGTTGGCCAATTTGCAGTATCTAGCACTAGGTTCTAATGAATTCAGTGGGGAGTTTCCAGTTGGTATTGGGAATCTAAGCTTGTTGTTCACTCTCAATCTCAGCAGGAACCACTTCACAGGAACCATCCCACAGATCCACCGATTGACTAAGCTTGAGACTCTTGATTTGTCTGATAACAATTTTACAGGGGTAATACCAGCGGAAGCTGGCACATTTTTGAGGTTGACAAGCTTAAATTTGAGCCACAACAAGTTATCTGGTGAAATACCGGCAGAGGTTGGTAACTCAAAATTGAGTTACTTGTTGGATCTTAGCAGCAATTTGCTCTCAGGAGACATACCTTCAAACTTGGGCAAGCTTACACAGTTGGTGATTTTCAATGTCTCACATAACAATCTGTCTGGAAAAATACCATCAGCAGTCTCTGACATGCTTAGTCTAGACAGCTATGACTTTTCTTTCAACAACTTGACTGGTCCAATCCCAACTGGTGGAATTTTCCAAACAGCACCGGCAAATGCTTTTGTTGGCAACTCTGGTTTGTGTGGAGGAGCAGGACTAACTGCATGCAATTCCTCTGGTGGAAAGtccaacaagaacaagaaagttcTTATTGGAGTCCTTGTTCCTATTTGTGGTTTATTAATGATTGTGACTGTTATTGCAATGATCCTTATATTCCGAAAGAAACCTGAGCCGCATGATGAGGAAACCAAAGGTTCTAAGAAGTCTGAGAGTTTTGATTCAAACATCTGGGAAAGAGAAGTAAAATTTACGTTTGGGGAAATTGTGAAGGCCACAGAGGACTTTGATGAGAAGTACTGCATTGGAAAAGGAGGGTTTGGAAGGGTTTACAAAGCCGAGCTGCTTTCAGGTCAAATTGTTGCAGTCAAGAAACTTAACATGTCTGATTCTAGTGATATTCCAGCAATAAATCGACAAAGTTTTGAGAATGAAATTCGAACTTTGACACATGTCAGGCACCGGAACATCATCAAGCTATTTGGGTTCTGTTCAAGGAGAGGTTCCATGTTCTTGGTGTATGAGTATTTAGAGAGAGGCAGTCTTGGAAAAGCATTGTATGGAGTTGAAGGGAATGCAGAACTTGACTGGGCTACAAGGGTCAGAATTGTGCAAGGACTAGCTCATGCTCTTTCATACCTGCACAATGACTGCTCTCCACCAGTTGTACACCGGGATGTTTCTATCAACAATGTGCTGCTGGAATGGGATTTTGAGCCCCGGCTATCAGATTTCGGAACCGCAAGACTGCTGAGCCCGGATTCATCCAACTGGACCAGTGTTGCTGGTTCTTATGGCTACATGGCACCTG AGCTCGCATACACTATGAAGGTGACGGATAAGTGTGATGTATACAGCTTTGGAGTACTGGCACTAGAAGTCCTGATGGGAAGGCACCCAGGGGAAATGCTAGAAGCTCTACAAGAGTCATCGAAAACATTGCAGGACAACACAGAAATGCTTTTGAAAGATGTGATAGACCAAAGGTTGGAGCCTCCAGCTGGTGAATTGGCAGAAGCAGTGGTGTTTGTGGTGAGCATAGGCTTGGCTTGCACACGTTCCCGTCCTGAGTTACGACCCACAATGCGTTTTGTGGCACAAGAACTATCGGCTCGGACACAGCCTTACCTTTCTGAACCATTTGGTATGTTAACTATCAACAAACTCACTGGTCTTCAAAAATAG
- the LOC126784902 gene encoding MDIS1-interacting receptor like kinase 2-like isoform X2 — protein MPYNFPNLKHLYLGVNNFSGPIPEGIGSMSGLETMELITNFFEGKIPSSIGQLKKLQHLDFSGNFLNSSIPSELGDCTNLTFLALALNKLSGALPLSLSKLTNLVNLGLSDNQLTGPISPSLLSNWTGIVSIQFQNNSFSGNIPAEIGMLTNLDLLFLYKNNFTGPIPSEIGNMQAMTNLDLSSNRLSGPIPMSFWNLTNLMSIQLFSNNLSGTIPPEIGNMTLLSVFDANTNQLEGELPDTISLLTKLQSFSVFTNKLSGTIPSDFGKNSPGLGYLSFSNNSFSGELPPELCSGFSLQQFTVNINNFTGPLPACLRNCTALTRVRLDKNQFTGNITNAFGVHPSLEEIYLSHNKFVGELSPDWGECINITDMRMDGNRISGQIPPELLKLANLQYLALGSNEFSGEFPVGIGNLSLLFTLNLSRNHFTGTIPQIHRLTKLETLDLSDNNFTGVIPAEAGTFLRLTSLNLSHNKLSGEIPAEVGNSKLSYLLDLSSNLLSGDIPSNLGKLTQLVIFNVSHNNLSGKIPSAVSDMLSLDSYDFSFNNLTGPIPTGGIFQTAPANAFVGNSGLCGGAGLTACNSSGGKSNKNKKVLIGVLVPICGLLMIVTVIAMILIFRKKPEPHDEETKGSKKSESFDSNIWEREVKFTFGEIVKATEDFDEKYCIGKGGFGRVYKAELLSGQIVAVKKLNMSDSSDIPAINRQSFENEIRTLTHVRHRNIIKLFGFCSRRGSMFLVYEYLERGSLGKALYGVEGNAELDWATRVRIVQGLAHALSYLHNDCSPPVVHRDVSINNVLLEWDFEPRLSDFGTARLLSPDSSNWTSVAGSYGYMAPELAYTMKVTDKCDVYSFGVLALEVLMGRHPGEMLEALQESSKTLQDNTEMLLKDVIDQRLEPPAGELAEAVVFVVSIGLACTRSRPELRPTMRFVAQELSARTQPYLSEPFGMLTINKLTGLQK, from the exons ATGCCATATAACTTTCCCAACCTTAAACACCTTTATTTGGGAGTGAACAACTTTAGTGGTCCAATTCCTGAAGGTATAGGTTCCATGTCTGGTCTTGAAACTATGGAGCTGATTACCAATTTCTTTGAAGGAAAAATCCCATCATCTATAGGCCAACTCAAGAAGCTTCAGCACCTTGATTTTTCAGGGAATTTCTTAAATTCCTCAATACCCTCTGAGCTTGGTGATTGTACCAACCTCACTTTCTTGGCATTGGCTTTGAACAAACTCAGTGGGGCATTGCCTCTGTCCTTATCAAAGTTGACCAACTTGGTGAATTTGGGTTTATCTGACAATCAATTAACTGGACCAATATCGCCTTCTCTTCTCTCCAATTGGACTGGAATAGTCTCTATTCAATTCCAAAACAATAGTTTCAGTGGGAACATTCCAGCTGAAATTGGCATGTTGACAAATCTTGATCTCCTCTTTCTGTACAAAAATAATTTCACTGGCCCAATTCCATCAGAGATAGGAAACATGCAAGCTATGACAAACTTGGATCTTTCGAGTAACCGGCTCTCCGGGCCGATTCCTATGTCATTCTGGAATCTCACTAACCTTATGAGTATACAGCTTTTCTCCAATAACCTCAGTGGTACAATCCCCCCGGAGATTGGGAACATGACTTTATTGTCTGTCTTTGATGCCAATACAAACCAACTTGAAGGAGAGTTGCCAGATACCATTTCTCTCCTCACCAAACTTCAGAGCTTTTCTGTGTTCACCAATAAGTTGTCCGGTACTATTCCTAGTGACTTTGGGAAAAATAGTCCTGGCTTGGGATATCTTAGCTTTTCAAACAACAGCTTCTCTGGAGAATTGCCACCGGAGTTGTGCAGTGGATTTTCTTTGCAACAATTCACGGTGAATATCAACAACTTCACAGGACCATTACCTGCGTGCTTGAGAAATTGTACTGCATTAACTAGAGTCCGGCTTGATAAGAACCAATTCACCGGAAATATTACCAATGCGTTTGGTGTCCATCCTAGTCTTGAAGAAATTTACCTTAGTCACAACAAGTTTGTTGGTGAACTCTCACCAGATTGGGGAGAGTGCATAAACATCACCGACATGCGTATGGATGGAAACCGAATTTCTGGTCAAATTCCACCTGAGCTTCTGAAGTTGGCCAATTTGCAGTATCTAGCACTAGGTTCTAATGAATTCAGTGGGGAGTTTCCAGTTGGTATTGGGAATCTAAGCTTGTTGTTCACTCTCAATCTCAGCAGGAACCACTTCACAGGAACCATCCCACAGATCCACCGATTGACTAAGCTTGAGACTCTTGATTTGTCTGATAACAATTTTACAGGGGTAATACCAGCGGAAGCTGGCACATTTTTGAGGTTGACAAGCTTAAATTTGAGCCACAACAAGTTATCTGGTGAAATACCGGCAGAGGTTGGTAACTCAAAATTGAGTTACTTGTTGGATCTTAGCAGCAATTTGCTCTCAGGAGACATACCTTCAAACTTGGGCAAGCTTACACAGTTGGTGATTTTCAATGTCTCACATAACAATCTGTCTGGAAAAATACCATCAGCAGTCTCTGACATGCTTAGTCTAGACAGCTATGACTTTTCTTTCAACAACTTGACTGGTCCAATCCCAACTGGTGGAATTTTCCAAACAGCACCGGCAAATGCTTTTGTTGGCAACTCTGGTTTGTGTGGAGGAGCAGGACTAACTGCATGCAATTCCTCTGGTGGAAAGtccaacaagaacaagaaagttcTTATTGGAGTCCTTGTTCCTATTTGTGGTTTATTAATGATTGTGACTGTTATTGCAATGATCCTTATATTCCGAAAGAAACCTGAGCCGCATGATGAGGAAACCAAAGGTTCTAAGAAGTCTGAGAGTTTTGATTCAAACATCTGGGAAAGAGAAGTAAAATTTACGTTTGGGGAAATTGTGAAGGCCACAGAGGACTTTGATGAGAAGTACTGCATTGGAAAAGGAGGGTTTGGAAGGGTTTACAAAGCCGAGCTGCTTTCAGGTCAAATTGTTGCAGTCAAGAAACTTAACATGTCTGATTCTAGTGATATTCCAGCAATAAATCGACAAAGTTTTGAGAATGAAATTCGAACTTTGACACATGTCAGGCACCGGAACATCATCAAGCTATTTGGGTTCTGTTCAAGGAGAGGTTCCATGTTCTTGGTGTATGAGTATTTAGAGAGAGGCAGTCTTGGAAAAGCATTGTATGGAGTTGAAGGGAATGCAGAACTTGACTGGGCTACAAGGGTCAGAATTGTGCAAGGACTAGCTCATGCTCTTTCATACCTGCACAATGACTGCTCTCCACCAGTTGTACACCGGGATGTTTCTATCAACAATGTGCTGCTGGAATGGGATTTTGAGCCCCGGCTATCAGATTTCGGAACCGCAAGACTGCTGAGCCCGGATTCATCCAACTGGACCAGTGTTGCTGGTTCTTATGGCTACATGGCACCTG AGCTCGCATACACTATGAAGGTGACGGATAAGTGTGATGTATACAGCTTTGGAGTACTGGCACTAGAAGTCCTGATGGGAAGGCACCCAGGGGAAATGCTAGAAGCTCTACAAGAGTCATCGAAAACATTGCAGGACAACACAGAAATGCTTTTGAAAGATGTGATAGACCAAAGGTTGGAGCCTCCAGCTGGTGAATTGGCAGAAGCAGTGGTGTTTGTGGTGAGCATAGGCTTGGCTTGCACACGTTCCCGTCCTGAGTTACGACCCACAATGCGTTTTGTGGCACAAGAACTATCGGCTCGGACACAGCCTTACCTTTCTGAACCATTTGGTATGTTAACTATCAACAAACTCACTGGTCTTCAAAAATAG